From one Halosimplex rubrum genomic stretch:
- a CDS encoding DUF5816 domain-containing protein encodes METKTGPDAETLYVDTEDAERGAEGPFFVVYRTPDRERRWGYFCGNCDSFRTAMDSMGRIKCNDCGNLKKPDEWDAAHE; translated from the coding sequence ATGGAGACGAAGACCGGTCCCGACGCGGAGACGCTGTACGTCGACACCGAGGACGCCGAGCGAGGGGCGGAGGGCCCCTTCTTCGTCGTCTACCGGACGCCCGACCGGGAGCGTCGCTGGGGCTACTTCTGCGGCAACTGCGACTCCTTCCGCACCGCGATGGACTCGATGGGACGGATCAAGTGCAACGACTGCGGCAACCTCAAGAAACCCGACGAGTGGGACGCGGCCCACGAGTGA
- a CDS encoding DUF7116 family protein encodes MRAVTKHLDEKARSIFADLGYTVTDSGGEYLAERKWRSVHVTPAEEFDETPDSGEYRCFVAWSEDVPELERRLEAADPDYEWAIMGVDEDGEYEVACHRNAA; translated from the coding sequence ATGAGGGCTGTTACCAAGCACCTCGACGAGAAGGCCCGGTCGATCTTCGCAGACCTCGGATACACGGTGACCGACAGCGGCGGCGAGTACCTGGCCGAGCGCAAGTGGCGGAGCGTCCACGTCACACCGGCCGAGGAGTTCGACGAGACGCCCGACTCGGGCGAGTACCGGTGTTTCGTCGCCTGGTCCGAGGACGTACCCGAACTCGAACGACGCCTCGAAGCCGCCGACCCGGACTACGAGTGGGCGATCATGGGCGTCGACGAAGACGGGGAGTACGAGGTCGCCTGTCACCGTAACGCGGCCTGA
- a CDS encoding winged helix-turn-helix domain-containing protein has product MGRLLPFKSEPTRTPDEPRVLDLDDDATEEALSALSSDTARKILATLYEEPKTPPEIRDEVGTSLQNVHYHVERLEAAELIQPAGEGYSEKGTEMTIYAPASEALVLFAGREHDRSRLKTALTRLLGSVGLLAVASLAVRRLFGGSGANLGDYGVSFGMGSQSGAERGADDGGDGGGAGGGDGASDAGGGDGGDAGASGGDGGGAGPEPEDDAVTSTTTDGGDIGIFGGEDTATDTAGATPSPTPDPATATQSTPAATEVPSATPTPAGTPSPTPAGTPTPAATPSPTVTATPTATTTPTATQTATPQPTPTTTEPPSPTPTETGMDSGTITLDTATQVPAETVDGARRVAGSGDSLLADPAVAFFLGGLFMLLVVTAWWYVQS; this is encoded by the coding sequence ATGGGTCGTCTGCTGCCGTTCAAGTCGGAGCCGACGCGGACGCCCGACGAGCCGCGAGTCCTCGACCTCGACGACGATGCGACCGAGGAGGCGCTGTCCGCGCTCTCGTCGGACACCGCGCGGAAGATCCTGGCGACGCTGTACGAGGAGCCGAAGACGCCGCCGGAGATCCGCGACGAGGTGGGCACGTCGCTGCAGAACGTCCACTACCACGTCGAGCGTCTGGAAGCGGCCGAGCTGATCCAGCCCGCCGGCGAGGGGTACTCCGAGAAGGGCACGGAGATGACCATCTACGCGCCGGCCAGCGAGGCGCTCGTCCTCTTCGCCGGTCGGGAACACGACCGATCGCGCCTGAAGACCGCGCTGACGCGCCTGCTCGGCTCCGTCGGCCTGCTCGCCGTCGCGAGCCTCGCGGTTCGACGGCTGTTCGGCGGGTCCGGGGCGAACCTCGGCGACTACGGCGTCTCGTTCGGGATGGGTTCGCAGTCCGGCGCCGAGCGCGGCGCCGACGACGGCGGTGACGGCGGGGGAGCGGGCGGTGGCGACGGCGCTAGCGATGCTGGCGGTGGCGACGGCGGCGACGCCGGTGCCTCGGGCGGCGACGGCGGCGGAGCCGGTCCGGAACCGGAAGACGACGCGGTGACGTCGACGACGACCGACGGCGGCGACATCGGTATCTTCGGCGGCGAGGACACGGCGACGGACACTGCCGGGGCCACCCCGAGCCCGACGCCCGACCCCGCGACCGCGACGCAGTCGACGCCGGCCGCGACGGAGGTGCCGTCCGCCACGCCGACGCCCGCGGGCACTCCGTCACCGACGCCGGCCGGGACGCCCACGCCCGCAGCGACGCCGAGCCCGACCGTGACGGCCACGCCGACGGCGACGACGACGCCCACCGCGACGCAGACGGCGACGCCCCAGCCGACCCCCACGACGACGGAGCCGCCCTCGCCGACGCCGACCGAGACGGGCATGGACTCGGGGACGATCACCCTCGACACCGCCACGCAGGTCCCTGCGGAGACGGTCGACGGCGCCCGTCGTGTCGCCGGGAGCGGCGACTCGCTGCTGGCCGACCCCGCGGTCGCCTTCTTCCTCGGCGGGCTGTTCATGCTCCTCGTCGTCACCGCCTGGTGGTACGTCCAGAGCTGA
- a CDS encoding GNAT family N-acetyltransferase, which translates to MTADVRYRPANAGDVAGIQRVADDAWHAAYEDVLGEDVVETMLDEWYGDDAIEAGVEHEAQDFFVAAVDGEVVGYAHAGPHPPRRVHQVYRLYVDPDHWREGIARNLLAEVEQALYDRDVTAYEAEVLADNERGIAFYEAIGFERVDEQETDFDGTTATEYVFQKRL; encoded by the coding sequence ATGACAGCGGACGTACGCTATCGACCGGCGAACGCCGGCGACGTGGCCGGCATCCAGCGAGTCGCCGACGACGCGTGGCACGCGGCCTACGAGGACGTCCTCGGCGAGGACGTGGTCGAGACGATGCTCGACGAGTGGTACGGGGACGACGCCATCGAGGCCGGCGTCGAACACGAGGCCCAGGACTTCTTCGTCGCCGCCGTCGACGGCGAGGTGGTCGGCTACGCCCACGCCGGCCCGCACCCGCCCCGGCGGGTCCACCAGGTGTATCGGCTCTACGTCGACCCCGACCACTGGCGCGAGGGGATCGCCCGGAACCTCCTCGCGGAGGTCGAACAGGCGCTGTACGACCGCGACGTGACCGCCTACGAGGCGGAGGTGCTGGCGGACAACGAGCGCGGGATCGCCTTCTACGAGGCCATCGGCTTCGAGCGCGTCGACGAGCAGGAGACCGACTTCGATGGCACCACCGCGACCGAGTACGTCTTCCAGAAGCGGCTGTAG
- a CDS encoding type II toxin-antitoxin system death-on-curing family toxin — MTDPFWYPSVEDVLGIHEDIVSEYPDTSPGIQSRGDIEFALEYVSEGSFGSVPETVHEKAFHLLRLLVANHPFVDGNKRTALNATTVFYLLNGYRFDYDDEVREILKQFGTDETTVDEDFVLEYLQMQTTEVNLNEVVERWRGDLVEDGLNQLSDESSDPND; from the coding sequence ATGACCGACCCGTTCTGGTATCCGTCGGTCGAAGATGTCCTCGGCATCCACGAGGATATCGTCTCGGAGTACCCCGACACCAGCCCGGGAATCCAGAGTCGTGGCGACATCGAATTCGCGCTGGAGTACGTCAGTGAGGGAAGCTTTGGGTCAGTTCCGGAGACGGTTCATGAGAAGGCGTTTCATCTGCTTCGGCTCCTCGTCGCCAATCACCCGTTCGTGGACGGCAACAAGCGCACTGCGCTCAACGCGACGACTGTGTTCTATCTACTCAACGGGTATCGATTCGATTACGACGACGAGGTCAGGGAGATACTGAAGCAGTTCGGGACTGACGAGACGACGGTCGATGAGGACTTCGTGCTCGAATATCTCCAAATGCAGACGACAGAAGTTAATTTGAACGAAGTGGTCGAGCGATGGCGCGGCGACCTTGTCGAAGACGGACTCAATCAGCTGTCCGACGAATCATCGGACCCGAACGATTAA
- a CDS encoding CDP-alcohol phosphatidyltransferase family protein, which yields MTLDQFRPAVRGAVAPSVALAKRVGLTPNGVSVIALALALVGAAAFAVAPRRDPLLYLGGALAVALNGWLDLVDGELAHETGTGSDAGDLLDHVLDRYADIAMIAGLAAGLEAYALGLAAVTGVLMTSYLGTQAQAVGLDRVYGGLVGRADRLALVVAVGAAAAFLTEPFSGLTVVGWLLVFFAVVGHVTALQRFYYAMKAL from the coding sequence ATGACACTGGACCAGTTCCGCCCCGCGGTGAGAGGCGCCGTCGCGCCGTCGGTGGCGCTGGCCAAGCGCGTCGGGCTGACGCCAAACGGGGTGAGCGTCATCGCGCTCGCGCTCGCGCTCGTCGGCGCCGCCGCCTTCGCCGTCGCACCGCGTCGCGATCCGTTGCTCTACCTCGGCGGTGCCCTCGCGGTGGCGCTGAACGGCTGGCTCGACCTGGTCGACGGCGAACTCGCCCACGAGACCGGCACCGGCAGCGACGCCGGCGACCTGCTCGACCACGTCCTCGACCGCTACGCCGACATCGCGATGATAGCCGGACTCGCCGCCGGCCTCGAAGCCTACGCGCTGGGACTGGCCGCCGTCACCGGCGTCCTGATGACCTCCTACCTCGGCACGCAGGCCCAGGCGGTCGGCCTCGACCGCGTCTACGGCGGGCTCGTCGGCCGCGCCGACCGCCTGGCGCTGGTCGTCGCCGTCGGCGCGGCGGCCGCGTTCCTCACGGAACCGTTCTCGGGGCTCACGGTGGTGGGCTGGCTGCTCGTCTTCTTCGCCGTCGTCGGCCACGTCACCGCGCTCCAGCGGTTCTACTACGCGATGAAGGCGCTGTGA
- the hisC gene encoding histidinol-phosphate transaminase produces MEPRDLSDHTVYRAGRGIEEVARELGLDPDDLVKLSSNENPFGASPKAVEAVREHADRVSSYPKSSHTDLTEKVADRHGLDPEQIWLTPSGDTALDNLARAFIEPGDRVLVPTPGFAYYPMSARYHHGEVDEYRLEKSENFAQRPETVLDAYDGHRIVYVTSPHNPTGSEMSLGDVRTVAEETDEETLIVYDEAYTEFTDSPSGIDLVEEREDVAVIRTFSKAYGLAGMRLGYAVAPSEWADAYARVTTPFGVTELTCRAGLAALDDDDHVEKTVETAKWAREYMHETLDAKTWESGGNFVLVEVGDASAVADAAQREGVIVRDCTSFGLPECIRITCGTEAETRRAVETINEIVAEVSA; encoded by the coding sequence ATGGAACCACGGGACCTCTCCGACCACACCGTCTACCGCGCCGGGAGGGGCATCGAGGAGGTGGCCCGCGAGCTCGGGCTCGACCCCGACGACCTCGTCAAGCTCTCCTCGAACGAGAACCCCTTCGGCGCCAGCCCGAAGGCCGTCGAGGCCGTCCGCGAACACGCCGACCGCGTCTCGAGCTACCCCAAGTCTTCACACACCGACCTCACCGAGAAGGTCGCCGACCGCCACGGCCTCGACCCCGAGCAGATCTGGCTGACCCCCAGCGGCGACACCGCGCTGGACAACCTCGCCCGGGCGTTCATCGAACCGGGCGACCGCGTGCTCGTCCCGACGCCGGGCTTCGCCTACTACCCGATGTCCGCGCGCTACCACCACGGCGAGGTCGACGAGTACCGACTGGAGAAGTCCGAGAACTTCGCCCAGCGGCCCGAGACCGTCCTCGACGCCTACGACGGCCACCGCATCGTCTACGTCACCAGCCCGCACAACCCGACCGGCTCGGAGATGAGCCTGGGCGACGTGCGGACGGTCGCCGAGGAGACCGACGAGGAGACCCTGATCGTCTACGACGAGGCCTACACCGAGTTCACCGACTCCCCGTCGGGGATCGACCTCGTCGAGGAGCGCGAGGACGTGGCCGTGATACGGACGTTCTCGAAGGCGTACGGCCTCGCGGGGATGCGGCTGGGCTACGCCGTCGCGCCGTCCGAGTGGGCCGACGCGTACGCCCGCGTGACCACCCCCTTCGGCGTGACCGAACTCACGTGTCGGGCCGGCCTCGCCGCGCTCGACGACGACGACCACGTCGAGAAGACCGTCGAGACCGCCAAGTGGGCCCGCGAGTACATGCACGAAACCCTGGACGCGAAGACCTGGGAGAGCGGCGGCAATTTCGTCCTCGTCGAGGTGGGCGACGCGAGCGCGGTCGCCGACGCCGCCCAGCGCGAGGGGGTCATCGTCCGCGACTGCACCAGTTTCGGCCTCCCGGAGTGCATCCGGATCACCTGCGGCACCGAAGCCGAGACGCGCCGCGCCGTCGAGACGATCAACGAGATCGTCGCGGAGGTGTCGGCGTGA
- a CDS encoding CPBP family intramembrane glutamic endopeptidase, giving the protein MATSDWSPLRTVVALVSALGLGGGGLAFGFVLASVAAAVLTLGLGIEISPAAVIVLSLVFVQGVGCAGVALAYLELRPTVGPKIRSLLGFEGVPGPFDIDADLPDLRAVAVVVGGYVLALGAAFGGSILVTLLQVDTGTNQAAEIGMENPEVLLILIPASILIIGPGEELLFRGVVQGRLREVLGPVAGILLASTVFAGLHWFALTGGSAAGNFVALGVLVGPSLVFGAAYELTDNIVVPSLIHGIYNATLFTLLYVVIAFSDQLPDPQNATAAALALL; this is encoded by the coding sequence ATGGCAACGAGTGACTGGTCTCCGCTTCGAACAGTCGTCGCGCTGGTCTCCGCCCTCGGCCTCGGCGGCGGCGGGCTGGCGTTCGGGTTCGTCCTCGCTTCCGTCGCGGCCGCCGTACTGACTCTCGGTCTGGGTATCGAGATCTCGCCGGCGGCGGTGATCGTCCTGAGTCTCGTCTTCGTCCAGGGGGTGGGCTGTGCCGGCGTCGCGCTCGCGTACCTCGAACTCCGCCCGACCGTCGGGCCGAAGATCAGGTCGCTCCTCGGGTTCGAGGGCGTCCCCGGCCCGTTCGACATCGACGCCGACCTCCCGGATCTTCGCGCGGTCGCCGTCGTCGTCGGCGGCTACGTCCTCGCGCTCGGCGCCGCCTTCGGCGGGTCGATCCTCGTCACCCTCCTCCAGGTCGACACCGGCACCAACCAGGCCGCCGAGATCGGGATGGAAAACCCCGAGGTCCTGCTGATACTGATCCCCGCGTCGATCCTGATCATCGGACCGGGCGAGGAGTTGCTCTTCCGCGGCGTCGTCCAGGGGCGACTCCGCGAGGTGCTCGGCCCGGTCGCCGGCATCCTCCTCGCCAGCACCGTCTTCGCCGGCCTCCACTGGTTCGCGCTGACCGGCGGCTCCGCGGCCGGTAACTTCGTCGCACTGGGCGTCCTCGTCGGCCCCTCGCTCGTCTTCGGCGCGGCCTACGAACTCACGGACAACATCGTCGTCCCGTCGCTGATCCACGGGATCTACAACGCGACGCTGTTCACGCTCCTGTACGTCGTGATCGCCTTCAGCGACCAGCTCCCCGACCCCCAGAACGCGACCGCGGCGGCGCTCGCGCTCCTCTGA
- a CDS encoding dodecin, translating to MVFKKITLIGTSTESFDEAVDDAVDRAEATLQNVKWIEVEEMGVEVASVEDREYQAEVEVAFELED from the coding sequence ATGGTTTTCAAGAAGATAACGCTGATCGGGACCAGCACCGAGAGCTTCGACGAGGCGGTCGACGACGCCGTCGACCGCGCCGAAGCGACGCTCCAGAACGTCAAGTGGATCGAGGTCGAGGAGATGGGCGTCGAAGTCGCCAGCGTCGAAGACCGGGAGTACCAGGCCGAGGTCGAGGTGGCGTTCGAACTCGAGGACTAG
- a CDS encoding adenylate kinase family protein, which yields MRVAVTGTPGTGKTTAVEHLDTDLAVEHLNDVIHEEEFVVEHDDERDSAVADIEAVADYLDGRDDVLFESHLAHHFDADRVVVLRTHPEELERRLTDRGEPAAKAEENAESEALDVILTEAVERHGEGSVYEVDATEMDPEAVAGAIEAVVAGERDPQAGTVSFLDYL from the coding sequence ATGCGCGTCGCGGTCACCGGAACGCCGGGAACGGGGAAGACGACCGCCGTCGAGCACCTCGACACCGACCTGGCCGTCGAGCATCTCAACGACGTGATCCACGAGGAGGAGTTCGTCGTCGAGCACGACGACGAGCGCGACTCGGCGGTCGCGGACATCGAGGCGGTCGCCGACTACCTCGACGGTCGCGACGACGTGCTCTTCGAGTCCCATCTCGCCCACCACTTCGACGCCGACCGCGTGGTCGTCCTCCGGACCCACCCCGAGGAGCTGGAGCGTCGGCTCACCGACCGGGGCGAACCCGCCGCCAAGGCCGAGGAGAACGCCGAGTCGGAGGCGCTGGACGTGATCCTCACGGAAGCCGTCGAGCGCCACGGCGAGGGGAGCGTCTACGAGGTCGACGCGACGGAGATGGACCCCGAGGCGGTCGCGGGGGCGATCGAGGCGGTCGTCGCGGGCGAGCGCGATCCCCAGGCCGGTACAGTTTCGTTCCTCGACTATCTATGA
- a CDS encoding J domain-containing protein, whose amino-acid sequence MSRTFYGVLGVRPGADEEAIRAAYRERVKEHHPDVSSDPDAADRFKRLTAAKETLLDAAERARYDRLGHRAYVGSHADSSLWTTDSATGASAPPDDGPTTGGTGSRGAASDGGDAAAGRRRTRDPGAGRSRTRDGTGRSSRSTNATASKPDDDADGATGGTARARSTGSGVGPGSSGSTGPRDSEPSNGGERSAGGEPSNGDQSPSGDDTETAGSGATASERANDGSASRATKSATASGTTKSETARADVADRGTDSGNRRRRRASVGTATDGTRRRERSSGSYATTSFWDVTEERPSPGRSSRSVTRRALAALRRLGPWVLVHVLFLSLAVGTGWYVYTVVLPPAERSVALLFVLIGEVGVAAVLSSLHILSRLYR is encoded by the coding sequence ATGAGCAGGACGTTCTACGGCGTCCTCGGGGTGAGACCCGGCGCCGACGAGGAAGCGATCCGCGCCGCCTACCGCGAGCGCGTCAAGGAGCACCACCCGGACGTGAGTTCGGATCCCGACGCCGCCGACCGGTTCAAGCGGCTGACTGCCGCGAAGGAGACGCTCCTCGACGCGGCCGAGCGCGCCAGGTACGACCGGCTCGGACATCGAGCGTACGTCGGGTCGCACGCCGACTCGTCGCTCTGGACCACCGACTCCGCGACGGGAGCGAGCGCGCCGCCCGACGACGGACCGACGACAGGGGGGACTGGCTCCCGCGGCGCGGCGAGCGACGGCGGCGACGCGGCGGCCGGCCGGCGCCGGACTCGCGACCCGGGGGCCGGTCGGAGTCGGACCCGCGACGGGACCGGCCGTTCGTCCCGGTCGACGAACGCCACGGCCTCGAAGCCCGACGACGATGCCGACGGGGCGACGGGCGGGACCGCGCGCGCCCGTTCGACGGGTTCGGGCGTCGGTCCCGGTTCGTCGGGTTCGACCGGACCCCGCGACAGCGAACCGTCGAACGGCGGCGAACGATCGGCGGGTGGTGAACCGTCGAACGGCGACCAGTCACCGAGCGGTGACGACACCGAGACGGCCGGTTCCGGCGCGACGGCGTCCGAGCGGGCGAACGACGGGTCGGCGTCGAGGGCGACGAAGAGCGCGACAGCGTCGGGGACGACGAAGAGCGAGACGGCGCGGGCGGACGTAGCGGATCGGGGGACGGACTCCGGGAACCGACGGCGTCGTCGCGCGAGCGTCGGGACGGCGACCGACGGGACGCGGCGGCGTGAGCGGTCGTCGGGCTCGTACGCCACGACCAGCTTCTGGGATGTCACCGAGGAGCGCCCGAGCCCAGGGCGGTCGTCGCGGTCGGTGACTCGCCGCGCGCTCGCCGCGCTCCGCCGGCTCGGCCCGTGGGTTCTGGTCCACGTCCTGTTCCTCTCGCTGGCGGTCGGGACCGGCTGGTACGTCTACACCGTCGTCCTGCCGCCGGCCGAGCGGTCGGTCGCGCTGCTGTTCGTACTGATCGGCGAAGTGGGGGTCGCGGCGGTTCTGTCGTCGTTGCACATACTCTCGCGGCTCTACCGATAA
- a CDS encoding CopD family protein yields the protein MSALDTAMYVLHLVFGGVWTGSVVFVTLGVLPTAQDGTANAEPLRAVVERLRWVSRASALVLLASGGHMAGGTGRYTVESLTGTPRGHLVLSMVALWFLLAGLVEVGSSKLADGFDQKKVRQPAREARPFFLAASVVAALLLVVGGVLASGFVSVDSLL from the coding sequence ATGTCAGCGCTGGACACGGCGATGTACGTCCTGCACCTCGTCTTCGGCGGGGTGTGGACCGGCAGCGTCGTCTTCGTCACTCTGGGTGTCCTGCCCACCGCGCAGGACGGCACCGCCAACGCCGAACCGCTCCGGGCCGTCGTCGAACGACTGCGGTGGGTCTCGCGGGCGAGCGCGCTTGTGCTGCTCGCGTCCGGCGGCCACATGGCCGGCGGCACCGGAAGGTACACGGTCGAGTCGCTGACCGGGACGCCCCGCGGCCACCTCGTCCTCTCGATGGTCGCGCTGTGGTTCCTCCTCGCCGGCCTCGTCGAGGTCGGGTCGAGCAAGCTCGCCGACGGCTTCGATCAGAAGAAGGTCCGCCAGCCGGCCCGGGAGGCCCGTCCGTTCTTCCTCGCCGCGTCGGTCGTCGCCGCCCTGCTGTTGGTCGTCGGCGGCGTCCTCGCCTCCGGGTTCGTTTCGGTCGACTCGCTCCTCTGA
- the hisD gene encoding histidinol dehydrogenase — MNVRRVDALDPGERAALFDRDAGVDAVRDDARDIVDRVRSEGDVAIRDLSREIDGVEVGNVDVTDRVERAAEAIDEETRAAIEDAAANIREFHERQLPEDWTEDFGGRELGRRFRPLDTVGVYAPGGTAAYPSSVLMGVIPAVVAGVEHVAVATPPAEEINPVTLAAADIAGADAVYQVGGAQAVAALAYGTETINAVQKVVGPGNQWVTAAKAEVRGDVEIDFLAGPSEVLVIADGTADPSLVAADLVAQAEHGETSSVVAVTDDEATAEAVAAAVDDHATGRDREETIRAALDNDASGVFLARSMPEAVLFAEEYAPEHLSIQADDAEALLDRIPSAGSAFLGPYSPVAAGDYATGTNHVLPTNGKARVTGGLSVDTFLRSTTVQRLSEDALGDLRDTVTTLANAEGLEAHAHSVDARLEAGAVDGDEDSDADGTGE; from the coding sequence ATGAACGTGCGACGAGTGGACGCGCTGGACCCCGGCGAGCGGGCCGCGCTGTTCGACCGCGACGCGGGGGTCGACGCCGTCCGCGACGACGCCCGCGACATCGTCGACCGCGTGCGGTCCGAGGGCGATGTCGCGATCAGGGACCTCTCGCGTGAGATCGACGGCGTCGAGGTCGGGAACGTCGACGTGACCGACCGCGTCGAACGCGCCGCCGAGGCGATCGACGAGGAGACCCGCGCGGCCATCGAGGACGCGGCAGCCAACATCCGCGAGTTCCACGAGCGTCAGCTGCCCGAGGACTGGACCGAGGACTTCGGCGGTCGCGAACTCGGCCGACGCTTTCGGCCGCTGGACACGGTCGGCGTCTACGCCCCCGGCGGAACGGCCGCCTACCCCTCCAGCGTGCTGATGGGCGTGATCCCGGCGGTCGTCGCTGGCGTCGAGCACGTCGCCGTCGCGACCCCGCCGGCCGAGGAGATCAACCCGGTGACGCTGGCGGCCGCCGACATCGCCGGCGCTGACGCCGTCTACCAGGTCGGCGGCGCCCAGGCCGTCGCCGCGCTCGCCTACGGCACCGAGACGATAAACGCCGTCCAGAAGGTCGTCGGTCCCGGCAACCAGTGGGTCACCGCCGCCAAGGCCGAAGTCCGGGGCGACGTGGAGATCGACTTCCTCGCGGGGCCGAGCGAGGTACTGGTCATCGCCGACGGGACGGCCGACCCGTCGCTCGTGGCGGCGGATCTGGTCGCCCAGGCCGAACACGGCGAGACGAGCTCCGTCGTCGCCGTCACCGACGACGAGGCGACCGCCGAGGCCGTCGCCGCGGCCGTCGACGACCACGCGACGGGCCGCGACCGCGAGGAGACGATCCGCGCGGCGCTCGACAACGACGCCAGCGGCGTCTTCCTCGCGCGGTCGATGCCCGAGGCGGTGCTGTTCGCCGAGGAGTACGCCCCCGAGCACCTCTCGATCCAGGCCGACGACGCCGAGGCGCTGCTCGACCGCATCCCGAGCGCCGGCAGCGCCTTCCTCGGCCCCTACAGCCCGGTCGCGGCCGGCGACTACGCGACCGGGACCAACCACGTCCTCCCGACAAACGGCAAGGCCCGTGTGACCGGCGGGCTCTCCGTCGACACCTTCCTGCGGTCCACCACCGTGCAGCGACTCTCCGAGGACGCGTTGGGCGACCTGCGCGACACCGTCACGACCTTGGCCAACGCCGAGGGGCTGGAGGCCCACGCCCACAGCGTCGACGCGCGCCTCGAGGCGGGCGCCGTCGACGGGGACGAGGACTCCGACGCAGACGGTACCGGCGAGTAG
- a CDS encoding HesB/IscA family protein, translating into MSSTTEADPDPGGAGIEVTEAAAEEAVSLLDDEDMDTDVSGLRLFVQQGGCAGLSYGMRFELEPDDDDTVHEHHGLRVFVDPASIDYVEGSVLDFEGGLQGEGFHVENPNVVSECGCGESFRT; encoded by the coding sequence ATGAGTTCCACGACGGAGGCCGACCCCGACCCGGGCGGAGCGGGCATCGAGGTGACGGAGGCGGCCGCCGAGGAGGCCGTCTCGCTGCTCGACGACGAGGACATGGACACCGACGTGTCTGGACTGCGACTGTTCGTCCAGCAGGGCGGCTGTGCGGGGCTGTCCTACGGGATGCGCTTCGAACTCGAGCCCGACGACGACGACACCGTCCACGAACACCACGGGCTGCGCGTGTTCGTCGACCCGGCGAGCATCGACTACGTGGAGGGCTCGGTGCTGGACTTCGAGGGCGGGCTGCAGGGCGAGGGGTTCCACGTCGAGAACCCCAACGTGGTCAGCGAGTGCGGCTGCGGCGAGAGCTTCCGGACCTAG
- a CDS encoding chemotaxis protein CheC, translated as MPILIDIRKLRIINRLIKDGAGNVAAALETMAGVESTVKIKSLAFVDPSDIPDEIGPNPRYSAQVRLREPPYGTFFLTFADATADELAGLLTGVDPTDGFNEMHESALQEICNIMTSGFIDGIANTLGTTIDIGTPDVYRGTGAEIAEKSLSHVHTDSLSIVLDAVVDMAERDTDFEVRIFLVPDPGAFVNLIDKIELDELSSAVDGKYVDDLETSDL; from the coding sequence ATGCCGATCCTGATCGACATCCGAAAACTCCGGATCATCAATCGTCTGATCAAAGACGGCGCCGGCAACGTCGCCGCCGCGCTGGAGACGATGGCCGGGGTGGAGTCGACGGTGAAGATCAAGAGCCTCGCGTTCGTCGACCCGTCGGACATCCCCGACGAGATCGGCCCGAATCCCCGGTACAGCGCGCAGGTCCGACTCCGAGAGCCACCCTACGGCACGTTCTTCCTCACCTTCGCGGACGCGACGGCGGACGAGCTCGCGGGCCTGCTGACGGGCGTCGACCCGACCGACGGGTTCAACGAGATGCACGAGAGCGCGCTCCAGGAGATCTGTAACATCATGACGTCGGGGTTCATCGACGGTATCGCCAACACGCTCGGGACGACCATCGATATCGGGACCCCCGACGTCTACCGGGGGACCGGTGCGGAGATCGCCGAGAAGTCGCTCTCGCACGTCCACACCGACTCGCTGTCGATCGTCCTCGACGCGGTGGTCGACATGGCCGAACGCGACACCGACTTCGAGGTCCGGATCTTCCTCGTCCCCGACCCCGGCGCGTTCGTCAACCTCATCGACAAGATCGAACTCGACGAACTCTCCTCCGCCGTCGACGGGAAGTACGTCGACGACCTCGAGACGAGCGATCTGTAG
- a CDS encoding MarR family transcriptional regulator, which produces MPISADRFEEIDTDEEQPKPETNAAKILEFLEEHTIEAFTQTEIAQATEVKRGSVGPTLVRLRERGQVDHRGQYWRISDHDRSIDAATAHASEVAASHEEAPFEYGEWQEYAVDPREQRE; this is translated from the coding sequence ATGCCAATCAGTGCTGATCGGTTCGAGGAGATCGATACCGATGAGGAACAACCGAAGCCCGAGACGAATGCTGCCAAGATACTCGAATTTCTCGAAGAGCATACAATCGAGGCGTTCACTCAGACCGAGATCGCACAGGCGACCGAGGTCAAGCGTGGCTCGGTCGGACCGACGCTGGTACGGCTTCGGGAACGCGGGCAAGTAGACCACAGAGGGCAGTACTGGCGGATAAGTGACCACGATCGGAGTATCGACGCTGCAACGGCCCACGCTAGTGAAGTCGCAGCAAGTCACGAAGAAGCACCGTTCGAGTACGGCGAGTGGCAGGAGTACGCGGTCGATCCGCGTGAACAGCGTGAGTGA